The DNA segment CGCGGCGGGCAGGGCAGGGGCGGGCTGCTGCGGAATCCGGGCAAGCTGTTCAAGCCCGAGATAGTGCAGGCGCAGGGGCCGGCCGTGGTCAATGTCGACCTGGACCTGGCCTGCCTGTACGAGCTCCAGGACGGCACCAAGGGCGTGGTACAGCCGCTGGGCAACTTCCTCGGCGACCTCAACGCCCCGCCCTTCGTGAAGCTCAGCGGCGACGACCGCTTCGGTTCGGGATCCGGCGAGACGCTCTACATCAACCTCGATCACCGCGACGAGATCAAGCGCATGCTGCTCTTCGTCTACATCTACGACGGGACGCCCGCGTTCGACCGTACGCACGCGGTCGTGACGCTCTATCCGAGCAGCGGGCCGCGGGTCGAGGTCAAGCTGGACGAGCGGGCGCCGCAGGCCCGTTCCTGCGCCATCTTCATGCTGGAGAACGTCAAGGGCGAGCTGACGGTGCGCCGCGAGGTGAAGTACGTCTACGGCTTCCAGGCGGAGCTCGACCGGCTGTACGGCTGGGGCCTGCAGTGGGGGCGGGGCTACAAGACGAACGCGTGAGGCGGGCGTGCCCGCCCCGGTCCCTGCCCGCATCGCGTCGGCAGGGACCGTTGCCGGAGATCGCTAACGCCGCTGGAACTGCGGTCCCTGGGGCGGCAGGACGAACGACGGGTCCGGCACGAAGGGCTGCTGCGGCGGGTAGCCGTAGGTCGCGGGGGACTGCTGCGGCGGCTGCGGAGCGCCGTACGGCGCCGGGGGCGGCTGCTGGGGCTGGTACTGCGGCGGCGGCCCCGGGTAGCCGTAGGCGGGCTGGGCCGGGGGCTGG comes from the Streptomyces angustmyceticus genome and includes:
- a CDS encoding TerD family protein, which translates into the protein MSFLGNLWRGGGAKFDFDSGGASYVVELTKRSPVVSLTKQGAASGHLRVNLHWQMRTSDLHERGGQGRGGLLRNPGKLFKPEIVQAQGPAVVNVDLDLACLYELQDGTKGVVQPLGNFLGDLNAPPFVKLSGDDRFGSGSGETLYINLDHRDEIKRMLLFVYIYDGTPAFDRTHAVVTLYPSSGPRVEVKLDERAPQARSCAIFMLENVKGELTVRREVKYVYGFQAELDRLYGWGLQWGRGYKTNA